From Oceanicaulis alexandrii DSM 11625, one genomic window encodes:
- a CDS encoding DEAD/DEAH box helicase, with translation MTRFTDLGLNDSILSAIAEQGYETPTPIQARAIPQVLAGRDLIGLAQTGTGKTAAFVLPLIHQLLAVNKQAPGRSCRALILAPTRELAAQIEEQVRAYTAHTRLTSAVIFGGVKAGPQIKTLARGVDILVATPGRLLDHLGERKARLDLTSFVVLDEADQMLDLGFIPAIRKLLRLVGKERQTLMFSATMVPAIRQLADDFLSNPETVAVTPPSKPVERIDQKVLYTEAADKPEALIDLMAPEAGKRTIIFTRTKHGADRVAKRLVKYGHKANAIHGDKSQNQRTRALDAFKSGESPVLVATDIAARGIDVDGVDLVVNYELPNVAENYVHRIGRTARAGATGRAVALCAPDERVMLKDIEKTMGVAIAGLNDAPPMPKGEAAKSKSRRRGGRRGQGQGQGEGAPSGQKRGGASGKPRQGGEGARGGKPQRNRRSGGGGQRRGPSATAAE, from the coding sequence TTGACCCGATTTACAGATCTAGGTCTGAACGACTCCATTCTCTCGGCGATCGCCGAACAGGGCTATGAAACGCCCACCCCCATTCAGGCGCGCGCCATCCCCCAGGTGCTCGCCGGCCGTGACCTGATCGGCCTGGCGCAAACCGGCACCGGCAAGACCGCCGCCTTCGTGCTGCCGCTGATCCATCAATTGCTGGCTGTGAACAAACAGGCGCCGGGCCGCTCCTGTCGCGCCCTGATTCTGGCGCCGACGCGTGAGCTGGCAGCCCAGATCGAAGAGCAGGTTCGCGCCTATACCGCTCACACGCGCCTGACGAGCGCGGTAATCTTTGGTGGCGTCAAAGCCGGCCCGCAGATCAAGACTCTGGCGCGCGGCGTGGATATCCTGGTGGCGACGCCGGGCCGTCTTCTGGACCATCTGGGCGAACGCAAGGCGCGGCTGGATCTGACCAGTTTCGTGGTGCTGGACGAAGCGGATCAGATGCTCGATCTCGGCTTTATCCCGGCGATCCGCAAGCTGCTGCGTCTGGTGGGCAAAGAGCGTCAGACGCTGATGTTCTCCGCCACCATGGTGCCGGCGATCCGCCAGCTGGCTGACGATTTCCTGTCCAATCCGGAAACCGTGGCGGTGACCCCGCCCTCCAAACCGGTGGAGCGGATCGACCAGAAGGTGCTCTACACCGAAGCGGCGGATAAACCCGAAGCGCTGATCGATCTGATGGCGCCGGAAGCCGGCAAGCGCACGATCATCTTCACGCGCACCAAGCATGGCGCGGACCGGGTGGCGAAACGTCTGGTGAAATACGGCCACAAGGCCAACGCCATTCATGGCGACAAGAGCCAGAACCAGCGCACCCGGGCGCTCGACGCCTTCAAATCCGGCGAATCTCCGGTTCTGGTGGCCACTGATATCGCCGCCCGCGGCATTGATGTGGACGGGGTTGATCTGGTGGTCAATTACGAGCTGCCCAATGTGGCCGAGAACTATGTCCACCGCATCGGCCGCACCGCGCGCGCCGGCGCGACCGGCCGGGCCGTCGCTTTGTGCGCGCCGGACGAGCGCGTGATGCTCAAGGATATCGAGAAGACCATGGGCGTCGCCATCGCCGGTCTGAACGACGCGCCGCCAATGCCCAAGGGCGAGGCCGCCAAGTCCAAAAGCCGACGCCGGGGCGGACGCCGCGGTCAGGGCCAGGGACAGGGCGAGGGCGCCCCGTCCGGCCAGAAGCGCGGGGGCGCTTCCGGCAAGCCGCGCCAGGGCGGTGAAGGCGCACGCGGCGGCAAACCCCAGCGTAATCGACGGAGCGGCGGGGGCGGTCAACGCCGCGGCCCGAGCGCCACAGCCGCCGAATAA
- a CDS encoding pirin family protein codes for MNPLERILEGKSKDLGGFCVTRILPVAQRRHVGPFVFYDQMGPAQFNPGEGINVRPHPHIGLATVTYLFDGEMDHRDCLGVHQTIYPGDVNWMTAGKGVTHSERTGDEARAKGLFMFGIQVWVALPEDCQEIEPEFHHHGADDLPAFELGDAHCRLILGSAYGRTSPVKVYSPIVYAHIEAKAGAQFDLPEGHEELALHVVSGGVEVRGETVSGGHMAIFTPGQNQASVSVTEDSRLMLLGGQPLGQRFMEWNFVSSRKERIEQAKADWRASIAQGFKDTPFRMPVEENEYIPLPGDPEPGEPPACTEENPTS; via the coding sequence ATGAACCCGCTTGAACGCATTCTGGAAGGCAAGAGCAAGGATTTGGGCGGATTTTGCGTCACGCGCATCCTGCCTGTCGCACAGCGCCGCCATGTCGGCCCCTTCGTCTTTTACGACCAGATGGGCCCGGCGCAGTTCAACCCCGGCGAAGGCATCAATGTGCGCCCCCACCCCCATATCGGCCTGGCGACCGTCACCTATCTGTTTGACGGTGAGATGGACCATCGCGATTGTTTGGGCGTGCACCAGACCATCTATCCAGGCGATGTGAACTGGATGACCGCCGGCAAGGGCGTCACCCATTCAGAACGCACGGGCGATGAAGCCCGCGCCAAGGGCCTTTTCATGTTCGGCATTCAGGTCTGGGTCGCTCTGCCTGAAGACTGCCAGGAGATCGAGCCCGAGTTTCATCATCATGGCGCGGATGACCTGCCGGCTTTCGAGCTGGGCGACGCGCACTGTCGTCTGATCCTGGGCAGCGCCTATGGCCGCACCTCGCCGGTGAAAGTCTATTCCCCCATTGTCTACGCTCATATCGAGGCGAAAGCGGGCGCACAGTTTGATTTGCCGGAAGGCCATGAAGAACTGGCGCTGCATGTGGTCTCAGGGGGTGTTGAGGTCCGCGGCGAGACCGTCTCAGGCGGACATATGGCGATCTTCACGCCCGGCCAGAACCAGGCGAGCGTCAGCGTGACAGAAGACTCCCGTCTGATGCTGCTCGGCGGCCAACCGCTGGGCCAGCGCTTCATGGAATGGAATTTCGTCTCCAGCCGCAAAGAGCGCATCGAGCAGGCCAAAGCCGACTGGCGCGCCTCGATCGCTCAAGGCTTCAAGGACACCCCCTTCCGCATGCCGGTCGAGGAAAACGAATACATCCCCCTGCCCGGCGATCCCGAACCGGGCGAGCCGCCTGCCTGTACGGAAGAGAATCCGACGAGCTGA
- a CDS encoding FkbM family methyltransferase: MTETTSNSDQALPETDEMLTIPPASPEVKRAQGGPVSHEPPAPGYGAYAPGFVSKIGLAIGRALPASRAGLRLAGAARPLALSGMKAGVADVQALGLKLRLHPTDNLSEKRLFMTPQCFDPAELEALRSIMGPGKAFMDIGANAGAYALVAALAGGEKSRVIAVEPQREMRRRLSFNARQNALGQIEMAGVALADYEGEEVMRMISGNHGQAHLGGSEGEAVRVTTLLTLMDELKLTKAHAMKVDVEGGEAAILSHFFAKAPKTRWPDLLILERADMADGRTTPDAAALALSKGYRIRQSTRMNVILDRDAR; this comes from the coding sequence ATGACCGAGACGACATCAAACTCCGACCAGGCTTTGCCTGAGACCGACGAAATGCTGACGATTCCGCCCGCCTCACCTGAAGTGAAGCGGGCGCAGGGCGGGCCTGTGTCTCATGAACCGCCTGCCCCCGGATATGGCGCGTATGCGCCAGGATTTGTCAGCAAGATCGGGCTCGCCATCGGACGCGCCTTGCCGGCCTCACGCGCCGGCTTGCGTCTGGCCGGCGCCGCGCGCCCTCTGGCGCTCAGCGGCATGAAAGCTGGCGTGGCGGATGTTCAGGCGCTTGGCTTGAAGTTGCGGCTGCACCCCACCGACAATCTGTCGGAAAAGCGTCTGTTCATGACGCCGCAATGCTTTGACCCGGCCGAACTCGAAGCGCTGCGCAGCATCATGGGCCCTGGCAAGGCGTTCATGGATATCGGCGCGAACGCCGGCGCTTATGCGCTGGTGGCGGCGCTGGCCGGCGGCGAGAAATCACGCGTCATCGCGGTCGAGCCCCAACGTGAAATGCGCCGCAGACTCAGCTTCAACGCACGCCAGAATGCGCTCGGCCAGATCGAGATGGCGGGCGTCGCACTGGCGGATTACGAGGGCGAAGAGGTCATGCGCATGATCTCGGGCAATCATGGTCAGGCCCATCTTGGCGGCTCGGAAGGCGAAGCTGTGCGCGTCACAACGCTTCTAACGCTTATGGATGAGCTCAAGCTCACCAAAGCGCACGCCATGAAAGTGGATGTGGAGGGCGGTGAAGCCGCCATCCTGTCACATTTCTTCGCCAAGGCCCCCAAGACACGCTGGCCGGATTTGCTGATCCTGGAGCGCGCCGACATGGCCGATGGCCGCACCACGCCCGACGCTGCAGCACTGGCGCTGAGCAAGGGTTATCGCATCCGCCAGAGCACCCGAATGAACGTCATTCTTGACCGGGACGCACGCTAA
- a CDS encoding M20/M25/M40 family metallo-hydrolase, whose product MLRTFAVAALLSTASLAHAQTEPFDLGQDNREIARALGQAALESDLAYEITESLTTEVGPRLAGTPQEERARDWAVEMLEELAFENVRVEPFELDLWTRGRSVYEEVAITAPYPQELYAISLGGAGATPEGGLEAEVVFFDSYDALLASDADEDALEGKLVFVNDRMVASRTGEGYGWANRKRRDAWVLAEDRGAVGVLIRSVGTSSNRFAHTGMMSFPDGRRPDIPALAVSAPDADQLQRLNEMGETVSINMRTYAGWRGEAMSGNVIAEITGSEAPDEIVIIGAHLDSWDTATGALDDGAGVGIVTAAARLIAESGHRPRRTIRVVLFGAEEVGLVGARAYANARMEDGTVGDHIIGSESDFGAREVWRLRSNVGEHALPEIDAIHRELQSLGLVRGDNSGGGGPDMIPLQYMGVPMVRLEQNGEDYFEFHHTPNDTFDKIVPEEMAQNVAAWTMMVWLLANSETDFRPQTPQAEASE is encoded by the coding sequence ATGCTGCGCACCTTTGCGGTCGCCGCCCTGCTATCCACAGCAAGCCTGGCGCACGCCCAGACCGAGCCGTTTGATCTGGGGCAGGACAATCGAGAGATCGCCCGGGCTCTGGGACAGGCCGCGCTTGAGAGCGATCTCGCTTATGAGATCACCGAGTCTCTTACGACCGAAGTCGGCCCCCGTCTCGCGGGCACGCCACAGGAAGAGCGGGCGCGCGATTGGGCGGTGGAGATGCTTGAAGAGCTGGCGTTTGAAAACGTCCGCGTCGAGCCGTTCGAGCTTGATCTGTGGACGCGCGGACGCTCGGTTTATGAAGAAGTGGCTATCACTGCGCCTTATCCTCAGGAACTCTATGCGATCTCCCTGGGCGGCGCCGGCGCCACGCCTGAAGGCGGGCTGGAAGCGGAGGTCGTGTTCTTTGACAGCTATGACGCACTTCTCGCGTCGGATGCGGACGAAGATGCGCTCGAGGGCAAGCTGGTCTTCGTCAATGACCGCATGGTCGCCAGCCGTACTGGCGAGGGCTATGGCTGGGCCAATCGCAAACGCCGAGACGCCTGGGTGCTGGCTGAGGATCGCGGCGCTGTGGGTGTGCTTATTCGTTCTGTGGGGACCAGCTCCAACCGTTTCGCGCACACCGGCATGATGAGCTTTCCTGACGGGCGTCGGCCCGACATTCCGGCTCTGGCCGTTTCTGCGCCGGATGCAGACCAGCTCCAGCGCCTGAATGAGATGGGCGAAACCGTCTCGATCAATATGCGCACCTATGCCGGCTGGCGGGGCGAGGCGATGAGCGGCAACGTTATCGCCGAGATCACCGGATCTGAAGCGCCTGACGAGATCGTCATTATCGGCGCGCATCTGGATAGCTGGGACACCGCCACAGGCGCTCTCGACGATGGCGCGGGCGTCGGCATCGTCACGGCCGCTGCGCGTCTGATCGCGGAAAGTGGTCATCGTCCGCGCCGCACCATTCGTGTGGTGCTGTTCGGCGCCGAGGAAGTGGGACTGGTGGGCGCACGCGCCTACGCCAACGCTCGCATGGAAGACGGCACGGTGGGCGATCACATCATCGGGTCTGAATCAGATTTCGGCGCTCGGGAAGTCTGGCGCCTGCGCTCCAATGTGGGCGAGCACGCCCTGCCGGAGATCGACGCCATTCACCGCGAACTGCAAAGCCTGGGTCTGGTGCGCGGTGATAATTCCGGCGGCGGCGGGCCAGACATGATCCCGCTGCAATATATGGGCGTGCCCATGGTGCGGCTTGAGCAGAACGGCGAGGACTATTTCGAGTTCCACCACACGCCGAATGACACGTTCGACAAGATAGTGCCTGAAGAAATGGCGCAGAACGTCGCCGCCTGGACCATGATGGTCTGGCTGCTGGCCAACAGCGAGACTGATTTCCGGCCGCAGACGCCGCAAGCGGAAGCGAGCGAGTAA
- a CDS encoding FMN-dependent NADH-azoreductase, with the protein MSAPTILQVNSSARLEGSVSRELSQLLSQALAGESGTVTVRDLAETPVPQVDAGWVGANFTDPAERTQAQRDILKGSDALVGELKAADQIVIGMPIYNFSIPASLKAWIDQIARARETFRYSEAGPEGLLTGKTAWIVVASGGVPLDSGVDFATPYLRQVLNFVGITDIRVIDGSRWDFREETDREAIRALARTADVQPAQAAE; encoded by the coding sequence ATGTCTGCGCCCACTATTCTTCAGGTCAATTCCAGCGCCCGTCTCGAAGGCTCGGTCAGCCGCGAACTGTCGCAGCTGCTTTCCCAGGCCCTGGCTGGCGAGTCCGGCACGGTGACGGTTCGCGATCTCGCCGAAACCCCTGTGCCGCAAGTGGACGCAGGCTGGGTCGGCGCCAATTTCACTGATCCTGCTGAACGCACCCAAGCACAGCGCGACATCCTCAAAGGGTCTGACGCGCTCGTGGGTGAGCTGAAAGCGGCGGATCAAATTGTCATCGGCATGCCGATCTACAATTTCTCCATTCCCGCCAGCCTGAAGGCCTGGATCGATCAGATCGCTCGCGCGCGCGAAACCTTCCGGTATTCCGAAGCGGGGCCTGAAGGCTTGCTGACCGGAAAAACGGCCTGGATCGTGGTCGCGTCGGGCGGCGTGCCACTGGATTCAGGCGTGGATTTCGCGACGCCTTATCTGCGTCAGGTGCTGAATTTCGTCGGCATCACCGATATTCGCGTCATTGACGGCTCGCGCTGGGATTTCCGAGAGGAAACCGATCGCGAGGCGATCCGCGCACTGGCCCGCACGGCGGATGTTCAGCCTGCGCAAGCGGCTGAATAA
- a CDS encoding FMN-dependent NADH-azoreductase, whose translation MTAPRILTLYSSGRTTQSASRELADLLSITLAGESGVITTRDLVAQPLPFVDEAFVDASFTPPANRTAAQVKALAVSTDVLDELMAADQLVIAAPMYNYSIPAALKAWVDMVARANESFRYVFDDGDPYVQGLVKVRTVWLVTPTGGTPLGSDMDFATGYLKYVLGFMGMKDVRVIDAAGWRDLDDALKAAKRDEIRALSA comes from the coding sequence ATGACCGCGCCTCGCATTCTGACCCTGTATTCCAGCGGTCGCACCACCCAGTCCGCCAGCCGTGAACTGGCAGACCTGTTGTCCATCACTCTGGCCGGTGAGTCAGGCGTGATCACAACGCGTGATCTGGTCGCCCAACCGCTGCCCTTTGTGGATGAGGCGTTTGTGGACGCGAGCTTCACCCCGCCTGCAAACCGCACCGCGGCGCAAGTGAAGGCGCTGGCCGTCTCCACAGATGTGCTGGATGAATTGATGGCCGCTGATCAGCTGGTGATCGCAGCGCCCATGTACAATTATTCCATCCCGGCGGCCTTGAAGGCCTGGGTCGACATGGTGGCGCGCGCCAATGAGAGCTTCCGCTATGTCTTTGACGATGGAGATCCGTATGTTCAAGGGCTGGTGAAGGTCCGCACCGTCTGGTTGGTGACGCCGACCGGCGGCACGCCGCTGGGATCAGACATGGACTTCGCGACCGGCTATCTGAAATACGTTTTGGGCTTTATGGGCATGAAGGATGTGCGCGTTATCGATGCTGCGGGCTGGCGGGATCTGGATGACGCCTTGAAGGCTGCGAAACGTGACGAGATCCGGGCTTTAAGCGCGTAG
- a CDS encoding amidase, whose amino-acid sequence MTGPLNTRRTVLGLLAGAGAGGLAASAASARQQPPITSETLSGAERMMGVSYTASEREQMLNGVEAWVSRAERLRAVDKPNDLAPALTFDPRLPGVTYRAQDTFVSGLPINAGPAPSDPADIAYAPVWKQASWMAAGALSSVELTEIYLDRIARHGEALECYVTVTADHARRQAAQMDAERARGEVRGPLHGVPYALKDIIDVADVRASWGASVYQDRIADETAVVAQRLEAAGAVLLGKATSGALAYGDIWFDGVTRNPFNPNEGSSGSSAGPASATAAALCSFAIGTETLGSIVSPSHRCGTTGLRPTFGRVPRTGAMALCWSLDKIGPIARSTPDAALVLAAINGGDAGDASSFDHGFEADFTRDLTGLRLGYNPSWFEDAADPDRAALDAARALGVELVPFEIDEQPWDTMLIQLECEAAAAFETLTLEGLDDQLRWQDDAAWPNTFRRARFASAVDMVNADRLRRKAMTMMAETFEGIDAMIGPNFAGGMLLITNYTGHPQLAFRSGFIEQPTRTIFGAPVDESGETFTVPYASSLWAPLFDEGVILALGAQIEARLGVADTRPSQFG is encoded by the coding sequence ATGACCGGACCATTGAATACGCGCCGCACGGTATTGGGATTGCTGGCGGGGGCGGGCGCTGGAGGGCTGGCCGCCTCGGCCGCCAGCGCTCGCCAACAGCCGCCCATCACAAGCGAGACCCTTTCGGGCGCCGAACGAATGATGGGGGTGAGCTATACAGCGTCTGAGCGCGAACAGATGCTTAATGGCGTAGAGGCCTGGGTGTCGCGCGCCGAGCGCCTGCGCGCGGTGGACAAGCCCAACGACCTCGCGCCTGCGCTGACCTTTGATCCGCGTCTGCCGGGCGTGACCTATCGTGCGCAAGACACTTTCGTATCCGGATTGCCCATCAATGCGGGCCCCGCGCCAAGCGACCCCGCAGACATCGCCTACGCACCAGTCTGGAAACAGGCGAGCTGGATGGCGGCCGGCGCGTTGAGCAGCGTTGAACTGACCGAGATCTATCTTGACCGGATCGCTCGCCATGGCGAGGCGCTGGAATGCTATGTGACGGTCACCGCCGACCATGCGCGGCGGCAGGCCGCCCAGATGGACGCAGAGCGCGCCCGCGGCGAGGTGCGCGGACCGCTGCATGGCGTGCCCTATGCGTTGAAAGACATTATTGATGTTGCAGATGTTCGCGCGAGCTGGGGCGCCAGCGTCTATCAGGACCGGATAGCCGATGAAACGGCTGTGGTCGCGCAGCGTCTGGAAGCCGCAGGCGCGGTGCTTCTGGGTAAGGCGACCTCGGGCGCGCTCGCCTATGGCGACATCTGGTTTGACGGGGTGACGCGCAATCCGTTCAACCCCAATGAAGGCAGCTCGGGCAGCTCGGCCGGCCCCGCTTCCGCGACGGCTGCGGCTTTGTGCAGCTTCGCCATCGGCACCGAAACCCTGGGCTCCATCGTTTCGCCGTCGCATCGTTGCGGCACGACCGGCCTGCGCCCGACTTTCGGACGCGTGCCGCGGACGGGGGCTATGGCGCTGTGCTGGTCGCTCGACAAGATCGGCCCCATTGCGCGTTCAACGCCGGACGCCGCTTTGGTGCTGGCGGCGATCAATGGCGGGGATGCGGGCGATGCGTCGTCTTTCGATCACGGGTTCGAGGCGGATTTCACGCGCGATCTGACAGGTTTGCGTCTGGGCTATAATCCAAGCTGGTTTGAAGACGCCGCCGATCCCGATCGCGCCGCGCTTGACGCAGCCCGCGCGCTGGGCGTCGAGCTGGTTCCGTTCGAGATTGACGAACAGCCCTGGGATACGATGCTGATCCAGCTGGAATGCGAGGCGGCTGCGGCGTTTGAAACGCTGACGCTTGAAGGTCTGGACGATCAGCTGCGCTGGCAGGATGACGCCGCCTGGCCCAACACGTTCCGTCGCGCGCGCTTCGCCAGCGCTGTAGACATGGTCAACGCGGACCGTCTGCGCCGCAAGGCGATGACGATGATGGCTGAGACCTTTGAAGGCATTGACGCCATGATTGGCCCGAATTTCGCCGGCGGGATGCTGTTGATCACCAACTATACCGGCCACCCTCAGCTCGCCTTTCGCTCGGGATTCATCGAGCAACCCACACGGACGATTTTCGGCGCTCCGGTGGATGAGAGCGGTGAGACCTTCACCGTGCCCTACGCCAGCTCGCTCTGGGCGCCCTTGTTTGACGAAGGTGTGATCCTGGCGCTGGGCGCGCAGATTGAAGCGCGGCTGGGCGTGGCCGATACTCGGCCCAGCCAATTTGGATAG
- a CDS encoding glutathione S-transferase family protein, translating into MKFYDCASAPSPRRARMVIAEKRIDVETVEIDLRSGEQFSPDFMAVNPGCTVPALVTDEGETLCENASIVRYLEALYPDPPLLGVSPIEQARVAEWVWRSEFEGLISVMEVLRNTSKSMKDRALPGPDPVPQIPELAERGMMRGQRFFKTLDARLSETPWLAGDSFSFADITAFVFVEFAAWVKMVPGEELTALSTWRDACKARPSGQV; encoded by the coding sequence ATGAAGTTTTATGATTGCGCCAGCGCGCCCAGCCCTCGCCGCGCCCGCATGGTGATCGCCGAGAAGCGCATTGATGTAGAGACCGTCGAGATCGACCTGCGATCCGGCGAGCAATTCAGCCCTGACTTCATGGCGGTCAATCCCGGCTGCACGGTGCCCGCCCTGGTCACTGACGAGGGCGAGACCTTGTGCGAGAACGCTTCAATCGTGCGCTATCTCGAAGCGCTCTATCCTGACCCGCCGCTTCTGGGTGTGAGTCCGATCGAGCAGGCGCGGGTGGCCGAATGGGTGTGGCGGTCAGAGTTTGAAGGCCTGATCAGCGTGATGGAGGTGTTGCGCAACACCTCTAAATCCATGAAGGACCGCGCGCTGCCCGGACCAGACCCGGTGCCGCAAATCCCGGAACTGGCCGAGCGGGGCATGATGCGCGGCCAGCGCTTCTTCAAAACACTGGATGCGCGTCTGTCCGAAACGCCCTGGCTTGCAGGGGATTCCTTCAGCTTCGCCGACATCACCGCCTTTGTGTTTGTGGAGTTCGCAGCCTGGGTGAAGATGGTTCCCGGTGAAGAGCTGACCGCGCTCAGCACATGGCGCGACGCCTGCAAGGCGCGGCCCAGCGGTCAGGTCTAG
- a CDS encoding class I SAM-dependent methyltransferase has product MRDRDPEAEALGASAIANIYERHAERFDARRRHAKTFLEAGWMARFLALTRPGGRILDLGCGSGFPIAAHLIDQGFAVEGVDIAPAMIELCQKAWPDQTWRVGDMRDIELTGPHDGALAWHSSFHLPAEDQARLIQRIGATLAPGAPFMFTSGDGDGVAWGDMFGDALFHASLAPERFEQSLHEAGFDRVEQCFWDDSCGGASVWLTRKRQA; this is encoded by the coding sequence ATGAGGGATCGCGACCCGGAGGCGGAGGCGCTCGGCGCCTCCGCCATCGCAAACATCTATGAGCGCCATGCCGAACGGTTTGACGCTCGACGGCGGCATGCAAAAACGTTTCTGGAAGCGGGCTGGATGGCGCGCTTTCTTGCCTTAACAAGACCGGGCGGACGGATACTCGATCTCGGCTGCGGATCAGGTTTTCCCATCGCCGCTCACCTTATCGACCAGGGTTTTGCGGTCGAAGGCGTGGATATCGCGCCCGCCATGATAGAGCTCTGTCAAAAGGCCTGGCCCGACCAGACCTGGCGTGTCGGCGATATGCGCGACATTGAGCTCACCGGCCCCCATGACGGCGCCCTCGCCTGGCATTCCAGTTTTCACCTGCCCGCAGAAGACCAAGCGCGCCTGATCCAGCGCATCGGCGCTACGCTAGCGCCCGGCGCGCCTTTCATGTTCACCAGCGGAGACGGTGATGGCGTCGCCTGGGGCGACATGTTCGGCGACGCCCTGTTTCACGCCAGCCTGGCGCCCGAACGCTTTGAACAGAGCCTTCATGAGGCCGGGTTCGATCGTGTCGAGCAATGCTTCTGGGATGACAGCTGTGGCGGCGCATCCGTCTGGCTGACGCGTAAACGCCAAGCCTAG